A genomic stretch from Sporocytophaga myxococcoides DSM 11118 includes:
- the map gene encoding type I methionyl aminopeptidase, with the protein MIFYKTEEEIDLIRKSGELLGQVHGEIAKAVKVGISTQELDEIAYNFIIKNGGIPSFKGYNGFPYTLCISINEQVVHGFPSKYILKDGDVISVDCGVNLNGYHSDSAYTYGVGNVAEEVKQLLEFTKQSLYLGIEEAIVGKRTGDIGFSIQNFVESKGYSVVRELVGHGVGKKLHESPEVPNYGKRGKGVKLEEGMVIAIEPMINLGKKEIIQEEDGWTIRTKDRKPSAHFEHTVAIRKGKAEVLTTFKYIEEVI; encoded by the coding sequence ATGATATTTTATAAAACGGAAGAAGAGATTGATCTAATCAGAAAGAGTGGTGAACTTTTAGGGCAGGTGCATGGAGAAATTGCCAAGGCTGTAAAGGTTGGAATATCTACTCAGGAATTGGATGAAATTGCATACAATTTTATTATAAAAAATGGTGGAATTCCTTCATTTAAAGGATACAATGGATTTCCCTATACTTTATGTATCTCTATCAATGAACAAGTTGTTCATGGATTTCCAAGTAAATATATTTTAAAGGATGGGGATGTAATTTCTGTTGATTGCGGAGTAAATTTGAATGGATACCATAGTGATAGTGCATATACGTATGGTGTTGGAAATGTTGCTGAAGAAGTAAAACAATTATTAGAATTTACTAAGCAATCTTTGTATTTAGGTATTGAAGAAGCTATTGTTGGCAAGAGGACTGGTGATATTGGTTTTTCAATACAGAATTTTGTTGAGTCTAAGGGATATTCGGTTGTAAGAGAATTAGTGGGTCATGGTGTAGGTAAAAAATTGCATGAAAGTCCTGAAGTGCCGAATTATGGGAAAAGAGGTAAGGGGGTAAAATTAGAGGAAGGAATGGTGATCGCCATTGAACCAATGATTAATTTAGGGAAAAAGGAAATTATTCAGGAGGAGGATGGTTGGACAATAAGAACTAAAGATAGAAAACCCTCTGCACATTTTGAACATACCGTTGCCATTAGAAAAGGAAAAGCTGAAGTACTAACAACATTTAAATACATAGAAGAAGTAATATAA
- the infA gene encoding translation initiation factor IF-1, whose product MAKQSSIEQDGTIVEALSNAMFKVELENGHQVIAHISGKMRMNYIKILPGDKIRLEMSPYDLSKGRIVYRYK is encoded by the coding sequence ATGGCAAAACAGTCCTCTATAGAGCAAGATGGAACAATAGTAGAAGCATTGTCTAATGCTATGTTTAAAGTAGAGTTGGAAAACGGACATCAAGTTATCGCGCATATTTCTGGTAAAATGAGAATGAATTACATAAAAATTTTACCTGGCGATAAAATACGTTTGGAGATGTCTCCTTACGACCTTTCAAAAGGAAGAATT
- the secY gene encoding preprotein translocase subunit SecY gives MKKFIQTIKNIFSIEDLRIRILNTIGFLLIFRLGSYVVLPGVDPASIERGSNKDNILGLLDTLVGGAFSNVSIFGLGIMPYISASIVLQLLTFAVPYFQKLQKEGESGRKKINQITRVLTIFITLAQSVGYLAATVNQEMLFPGVDRAFFTISAMLILTAGTMFCMWLGEKITDKGIGNGISMLIMVGIISRFPQAIVIEGAAKGMKGALPFIIELGVLFFIIMGVVMLTQATRKIPVQYAKQVIGNKVYGGQRQYIPLKVIAAGVMPIIFAQSIMFLPAMIASMFSDSSDFAGSIGATFSDFTSWQYNLTFAILIILFTFFYTALSVNPNQIADDMKRNGGFIPGVKPGKQTSDYIDDVLSRITLPGAIFLATLAILPAIAHVAGVTREFSYFFGGTSLLIMVGVVLDTLQQIESYLLMRHYEGMMQSGRIKGRSENVAISSSN, from the coding sequence ATGAAAAAGTTTATCCAAACCATTAAGAATATATTTTCAATAGAAGACCTAAGAATCAGAATACTGAATACTATAGGTTTTCTTTTGATTTTTCGTCTAGGATCTTATGTTGTCCTTCCTGGTGTCGATCCTGCTTCTATTGAAAGGGGATCTAATAAAGACAATATATTAGGATTGTTGGATACCCTAGTTGGAGGTGCATTCAGCAATGTTTCTATTTTTGGTTTGGGTATCATGCCATACATTTCAGCTAGTATAGTTTTGCAACTATTAACTTTTGCTGTTCCTTATTTTCAAAAGCTTCAAAAAGAAGGAGAATCTGGTAGAAAGAAAATTAATCAGATAACTAGGGTTCTTACTATATTTATAACTTTAGCTCAATCCGTTGGATATCTTGCAGCTACAGTAAATCAGGAGATGTTATTCCCTGGAGTTGATAGAGCATTCTTTACAATTAGTGCAATGTTAATCCTTACTGCTGGTACAATGTTTTGTATGTGGCTAGGTGAGAAAATCACAGATAAAGGAATTGGAAATGGAATATCTATGCTAATTATGGTTGGAATAATTTCAAGATTTCCACAAGCCATTGTCATTGAAGGTGCAGCAAAAGGAATGAAAGGAGCTTTACCATTCATAATTGAGTTAGGAGTATTGTTCTTTATTATTATGGGAGTTGTAATGTTGACTCAAGCAACTAGAAAAATTCCAGTACAATATGCAAAGCAAGTAATTGGGAATAAAGTTTATGGGGGACAGAGACAATATATTCCGTTAAAAGTAATAGCTGCTGGTGTAATGCCAATTATCTTCGCTCAGTCAATAATGTTTTTGCCGGCAATGATAGCCTCAATGTTTTCGGATAGCAGTGATTTTGCTGGATCAATTGGAGCAACATTCTCAGATTTTACAAGTTGGCAATATAATTTAACCTTTGCTATATTAATTATACTATTTACATTTTTCTATACAGCATTATCTGTTAATCCTAATCAGATAGCAGATGATATGAAAAGAAATGGTGGTTTTATACCTGGGGTTAAACCAGGAAAACAAACTTCAGATTATATTGATGATGTTTTATCAAGAATAACTTTGCCTGGTGCCATATTTTTAGCTACTCTAGCTATATTGCCAGCAATTGCACATGTTGCTGGAGTTACAAGAGAGTTTTCCTACTTCTTTGGAGGTACTTCACTCTTGATTATGGTAGGAGTAGTTTTAGATACTCTACAACAAATAGAGAGTTATCTCCTAATGAGGCATTACGAAGGAATGATGCAATCGGGAAGAATTAAAGGAAGGTCAGAAAATGTTGCGATTTCTTCTTCTAACTAA